One window of the Magnolia sinica isolate HGM2019 chromosome 19, MsV1, whole genome shotgun sequence genome contains the following:
- the LOC131234712 gene encoding uncharacterized protein LOC131234712 — protein sequence MAFNGGLRSGMKLLVSSATAVSNSAPRGLHSTAVKRMGGHGHDSEPYYLHAKHMYNLDRMKHQKLKMSLGVFTAFSIGVGVPVYAVIFQQKKTASG from the exons atggctttCAATGGTGGATTGAGATCCGGTATGAAGTTGTTGGTGTCCTCTGCAACCGCTGTCTCTAACTCAG CTCCTCGGGGATTGCACTCAACTGCGGTGAAGAGAATGGGAGGACATGGCCATGATTCAGAACCTTACTACCTCCATGCGAAGCACATGTATAACTTGGACAGGATGAAGCATCAGAAACTGAAGATGTCTCTTGGAGTGTTCACTGCATTCAGCATTGGTGTGGGTGTTCCAGTTTACGCCGTCATATTCCAGCAGAAAAAAACAGCCTCAGGTTGA